A portion of the Sabethes cyaneus chromosome 3, idSabCyanKW18_F2, whole genome shotgun sequence genome contains these proteins:
- the LOC128740752 gene encoding lipase member H-like translates to MRSYQATLTICIILASIIKINAREFKIGSCNVQYLEPCTSKTIKFYLFTSDSPEAAPILLDNIDPIVPDHIDLTYRNKLVVHGYGGSKDYNVTKMIRNAYLEQPSTNVLVVDWSKLSSIPCYPTAAFNTKQAGECTATFLIGLKANHPKFSCRDLHAIGFSLGAHVLSFTSNALEQSIGIKFKRITGLDPALPFFATAPTQWKLDMTDADFVDVIHTNAGVYGKIETCGHVDFYVNGGHKQPMCKGDDNEPLCSHTMAPVYFAESISSKTGFWATRCTNYFTYFFGFCRFKVEHLQPHPQPPTTSQEVSFIENSLSDSYRVLMGESCSITNFAVKLERMSNMKYNTSSMETPIGREHSQDSPVPWNRVPFSDKDFVYTSLYVQPSRQHTYRQCDWN, encoded by the exons ATGCGCAGTTATCAAGCTACTTTAACGATTTGTATCATTCTGGCGAGCATAATCAAAATAAATGCGCGAGAATTTAAAATAGGATCTTGCAACGTACAGTATCTCGAACCGTGCACCTCGAAAACTATCAAGTTCTACCTATTTACCAGTGATAGCCCTGAGGCTGCACCAATCTTATTAGATAATATCGATCCAATAGTTCCTGATCACATAGACCTTACCTATAGGAACAAACTAGTCGTGCACGGTTACGGTGGCAGCAAAGACTACAATGTTACTAAAATGATTCGAAACG CTTATTTGGAGCAACCCAGCACAAACGTTCTAGTCGTCGATTGGAGTAAACTGTCCAGCATACCCTGCTACCCAACGGCGGCCTTCAACACCAAGCAGGCTGGCGAGTGCACGGCGACGTTCCTTATCGGTCTCAAGGCCAACCATCCGAAGTTCAGCTGCCGGGACCTGCATGCTATCGGTTTCAGTCTGGGCGCCCATGTGCTCAGTTTTACCAGCAACGCATTGGAGCAATCGATTGGCATTAAATTCAAACGCATCACAG GCCTTGATCCAGCACTGCCGTTCTTCGCTACGGCTCCTACCCAGTGGAAACTGGATATGACCGATGCTGATTTTGTGGATGTCATACATACCAATGCGGGCGTCTACGGTAAGATCGAAACCTGCGGTCACGTGGATTTCTACGTTAACGGTGGCCACAAGCAACCGATGTGCAAGGGAGACGATA ATGAGCCTCTCTGCAGCCACACGATGGCTCCCGTCTACTTTGCCGAGTCGATCTCCAGTAAGACTGGCTTCTGGGCAACAAGATGTACCAATTACTTTACGTACTTTTTCGGTTTCTGTCGGTTCAAAGTTGAACATCTACAGCCCCACCCACAACCGCCAACGACTAGTCAGGAAGTTAGCTTCATCGAAAATAGTCTGTCCGATAGCTATCGAGTATTGATGGGCGAGAGCTGTTCGATTAC caatttcgcaGTGAAGTTGGAACGAATGTCGAATATGAAATACAATACATCATCAATGGAAACGCCTATCGGTAGAGAACATTCGCAAGATTCACCGGTGCCGTGGAACCGTGTACCGTTTTCAGATAAGGATTTTGTGTATACCTCGCTGTACGTGCAGCCATCGCGACAGCACACTTACCGGCAATGTGACTGGAATTAG